From Akkermansiaceae bacterium, one genomic window encodes:
- a CDS encoding serine/threonine protein kinase: MPEPEQTITNCGTCGNAMNVTAVAPFSNVECPTCGAKERVKTEFGHYTLTRRLAEGGMSLVFVAMDNTLGREVALKILNEAYSADEKRIAAFEEEARITASFSHPHVVRVFTTGRAFDRFYIAMELVPGGHFEHQIRERGKIPEAEILPFAVQVAEGLEAARSAGLIHRDIKPGNILLDAQGSAKIVDFGLALLTKDGSATAQEIWATPYYVPPETIEGHPEDFRSDLYAFGATLYHALAGKPPCDEETMATDKLREAKKHIRPLRTAAADVTDDTCAIVDKAMAYAREARFSSYEEMISQLKVAQSRLKKGKSRTGETRAAARKKEWIAIGAAAAVVLAAVVAGVVWVLREEPAKKEEETLIASQEITEGNGGNAAIGQLYREARQAMEEGKYPEASQIFVALRDDDDVQEPTRSWAGVEAAVATFLDGRNDAARKEARLAAAHIRKTELAEQRSGDRLVRTLAKLDAIEPMEPFAPAEHDAAWALTMILGGLKNWEQGLSDSAAKDFFEPLAEARFKPKDQWVQIYQKISKDYLEDHRLLSDKVFASIPAEKPACLAAISICEKLLPAVKTQGRTRFNIRAFQLDLRRQIALLEAAPAKAPVVAEAAPAVPDSPDDPMVKFQELTKACRFRETADFLKSLTADPPGAKRDSLLEINRLAIDFLDFLEQEISGSFQPVQLRLRTGEAIDQVKITAPGQLSGIAPGGQAGQFGWGDIDPGSAVQFYRTTYSRSRAAETEKLQPRHETAIAYDWLVGDRARATAAADRLSLDNATFKARWETLLAGLPKG, encoded by the coding sequence ATGCCGGAACCGGAGCAGACCATCACCAACTGCGGGACATGCGGAAACGCGATGAACGTCACCGCGGTGGCTCCCTTTTCCAACGTGGAATGCCCCACCTGCGGGGCGAAGGAGCGGGTGAAGACGGAGTTCGGCCACTACACGCTCACCCGGCGGCTGGCGGAGGGGGGGATGAGCCTCGTTTTCGTGGCGATGGACAACACCCTGGGCCGCGAGGTGGCGCTGAAGATCCTCAACGAAGCCTACTCCGCCGATGAAAAACGCATCGCCGCGTTCGAGGAGGAGGCCCGCATTACCGCCTCCTTCAGCCACCCGCACGTCGTCCGGGTATTCACCACCGGCAGGGCGTTCGACCGCTTTTACATCGCGATGGAACTCGTCCCCGGCGGCCATTTCGAGCATCAGATCCGGGAGCGGGGGAAGATCCCGGAGGCGGAGATCCTGCCCTTCGCCGTGCAGGTCGCGGAGGGTCTGGAGGCCGCCCGCTCCGCAGGGCTGATCCACCGTGACATCAAGCCTGGCAACATCCTGCTGGATGCCCAGGGCAGCGCGAAGATCGTGGACTTCGGCCTCGCCCTGCTGACAAAGGACGGCAGCGCCACCGCCCAGGAAATCTGGGCCACGCCCTACTATGTGCCGCCGGAGACCATCGAGGGCCATCCGGAGGACTTCCGCTCCGACCTTTATGCCTTCGGCGCGACCCTTTACCACGCCCTCGCCGGGAAACCGCCGTGCGATGAGGAGACGATGGCAACGGACAAGCTCCGCGAGGCGAAGAAGCACATAAGGCCGCTGAGAACCGCCGCCGCGGATGTGACGGATGATACCTGCGCCATCGTGGACAAGGCCATGGCCTATGCCCGTGAGGCGCGGTTTTCCTCCTATGAGGAGATGATCTCCCAACTGAAGGTGGCCCAGTCCCGGCTGAAGAAAGGGAAATCACGCACCGGGGAGACCCGCGCCGCCGCCCGGAAAAAGGAATGGATTGCCATCGGTGCGGCTGCCGCCGTGGTGCTGGCTGCCGTGGTGGCTGGAGTGGTGTGGGTGCTGCGGGAGGAACCGGCGAAGAAGGAGGAGGAAACCCTCATCGCCTCCCAGGAGATCACCGAGGGGAATGGGGGCAACGCCGCCATCGGCCAGCTCTACCGCGAGGCCCGGCAGGCGATGGAAGAAGGCAAATATCCGGAAGCCTCCCAAATTTTCGTCGCCCTGAGGGACGACGATGACGTCCAGGAACCCACCCGGAGCTGGGCGGGGGTTGAGGCCGCCGTGGCAACCTTCCTGGATGGCAGGAACGACGCGGCCCGGAAAGAGGCGCGACTGGCGGCGGCGCACATCCGCAAAACGGAACTCGCCGAACAGCGCTCCGGGGACCGTTTGGTGCGGACGCTCGCCAAGCTTGACGCGATCGAACCGATGGAGCCGTTCGCGCCTGCCGAGCACGACGCCGCCTGGGCGCTGACGATGATCCTCGGCGGATTGAAAAACTGGGAGCAGGGGCTTTCGGATTCCGCGGCGAAGGATTTCTTCGAACCGCTCGCGGAAGCCCGCTTCAAGCCGAAGGACCAGTGGGTGCAGATCTACCAGAAGATCTCGAAGGACTATCTGGAGGACCATCGGCTACTCTCCGACAAGGTTTTCGCTTCCATTCCGGCTGAGAAACCCGCCTGCCTGGCGGCCATCAGCATCTGTGAGAAACTCCTGCCCGCGGTGAAAACCCAAGGGCGCACCCGGTTCAACATCCGCGCCTTCCAGCTCGACCTGCGGAGGCAGATCGCCCTGCTGGAGGCGGCTCCCGCGAAGGCGCCGGTGGTGGCCGAAGCTGCCCCTGCGGTGCCCGATTCTCCGGATGATCCGATGGTGAAGTTTCAGGAACTCACCAAAGCATGCCGCTTCCGGGAGACGGCGGACTTCCTCAAGTCACTCACCGCCGATCCACCCGGGGCGAAACGTGATTCCTTGTTGGAAATCAACCGACTTGCGATTGATTTTCTGGATTTCCTGGAACAGGAGATCAGTGGCAGTTTCCAGCCGGTCCAGCTCCGGCTGCGCACCGGCGAGGCCATCGACCAGGTGAAAATCACCGCTCCCGGGCAGCTCTCCGGCATCGCTCCGGGCGGGCAGGCGGGCCAGTTCGGGTGGGGGGACATCGACCCCGGATCCGCCGTCCAGTTCTACCGCACCACCTACTCACGTAGCCGCGCCGCGGAGACGGAAAAGCTGCAGCCCCGACATGAAACGGCCATCGCCTATGACTGGCTGGTGGGGGACCGGGCACGGGCCACTGCCGCCGCCGACCGGCTCTCGCTGGACAATGCGACGTTCAAGGCGAGGTGGGAAACTCTGCTGGCTGGCCTGCCGAAAGGGTGA
- a CDS encoding RluA family pseudouridine synthase: MEIQVETNSGERLDAFLASQLADLSRSRIQTLIRDQFILVNGNPAKPRDGVKAGDRISVALPEAVPDKAQPQDIPLDVMYEDDDLLVLNKASGMVVHPAPGNPDGTLVNALLHHCKGKLSGIGGVERPGIVHRLDKDTSGCLVVAKSDPAHQSLVTQFSERSTMEKIYLAVTDGVPKPVKDTVFTHIGRHPVNRQKMAVVNPPGGKTAITDYEVLATDAATVTALVLCHLHTGRTHQIRVHMHHKGAPLVGDPIYGKSNKNATHAGRLMLHAWRLAFNHPITGQPLKFESPIPAEFEPWTSKAPLP, translated from the coding sequence GTGGAAATCCAGGTCGAAACGAACTCCGGGGAGCGGCTGGACGCCTTTTTGGCGTCGCAGCTCGCGGACCTCTCGCGCTCGCGCATCCAGACGCTCATCCGCGACCAGTTCATCCTTGTGAACGGCAACCCGGCGAAACCACGTGACGGCGTGAAGGCCGGCGACCGCATCTCCGTGGCCCTGCCGGAAGCCGTGCCGGACAAGGCGCAGCCACAGGACATCCCGCTGGATGTGATGTATGAGGATGACGACCTGCTGGTGTTGAACAAGGCGTCCGGCATGGTGGTCCACCCCGCCCCGGGAAATCCGGACGGCACGCTGGTGAACGCACTCCTCCACCACTGCAAGGGGAAGCTCTCCGGCATCGGCGGCGTCGAGCGGCCGGGCATCGTCCACCGGCTGGACAAGGACACCTCCGGCTGTTTGGTGGTGGCGAAGTCCGACCCGGCCCACCAATCCCTGGTCACCCAGTTCTCCGAGCGCAGCACCATGGAGAAAATCTACCTGGCGGTGACGGATGGCGTGCCGAAGCCAGTAAAGGACACCGTCTTCACCCACATCGGCCGGCATCCGGTGAACCGCCAGAAGATGGCGGTTGTGAACCCGCCCGGAGGAAAGACCGCCATCACCGACTACGAGGTGCTGGCCACGGATGCCGCCACCGTGACCGCGCTGGTGCTGTGCCACCTGCACACCGGCCGCACCCACCAGATCCGCGTCCACATGCACCACAAGGGCGCACCGCTCGTCGGCGATCCCATTTACGGGAAGTCCAACAAGAACGCCACCCATGCCGGGCGGCTGATGCTGCACGCCTGGCGCCTCGCTTTCAACCATCCCATCACCGGCCAGCCGCTGAAGTTCGAGTCCCCCATCCCGGCGGAGTTCGAACCCTGGACCTCCAAAGCTCCGCTCCCATGA
- a CDS encoding DUF1841 family protein, whose amino-acid sequence MNNDLLPDLLIAVEQQLVSPQTPYVRKTLDRLVKLEIGEADAKTQIAICLGEQMDEVMRTKKPFDEKAYRAALEELPFADEEEDDEEEGEEE is encoded by the coding sequence ATGAACAACGACCTCCTTCCCGATCTACTCATCGCCGTCGAGCAGCAGCTCGTTTCCCCGCAGACCCCCTATGTCCGCAAGACCCTCGACCGGCTGGTGAAGCTGGAGATCGGGGAAGCCGATGCGAAGACGCAGATCGCCATCTGTCTGGGCGAGCAGATGGACGAGGTGATGCGGACGAAGAAACCCTTCGATGAAAAGGCCTACCGCGCCGCGCTGGAGGAACTGCCATTCGCGGACGAGGAAGAGGACGACGAAGAAGAGGGCGAGGAGGAATGA
- the mfd gene encoding transcription-repair coupling factor produces the protein MSKMDERTRAWLRRVVTLPEFTPRLAPLASGDGELVLDHAAEASHAFLAAVTILASRDLKKNRHWLVCDLPRHRERLAAELELWGIRAMVLPEPPTETGDGTIADPESAAEWFAVLETLARSDKTVVICGSDAFSGKAPSPGALRASRTPLQPGTTLDPAVLAGQLADHGYERTPTVTARGQFAVRGGIIDLFAWQAARPLRLEFFDTELESVREFDLDSQASTNKLTEADLLLAEPASEATVADYRRKDDLTISFQAEIPRPDVRITEDAADLEGEEDFTLACYGSPLGVFEAGDFVLEEARRDAFFKQLNEWKRDDWDVAMVFGNKGEEERFAELAGKDLERDLGLIPVRGELLAGFTMPVAKLAVLSSSELFGRYRTPGGPRRSTLDRARAARARATLDEMEEGDLVVHYEYGVGRFKGIHQGDEGEELIIEYKDGSLLSVPLEQAHLVGKYVGLGGKTPELNKLGGTAWKTARKAAEKSILDYAAQLLRVQAERQHEAGFAHPPDSKWMYEFEQSFHYTETADQRRAIDETKLDLESPRPMDRLICGDVGFGKTEVAIRAAFKAITGGKQVALLVPTTVLAEQHWRTFRERMSDYPMRVDLLNRFRTPSEVRETLKGLEDGSVDMVIGTHRLVSGDVRFKDLGLVVVDEEQRFGVAHKEKFKQLFRQVDVLTLSATPIPRTLYMALMGARDMSTIETPPPNRIPVSTTVCAYDERVIRDAIKREMKRGGQVFFLHNRVKTIELMASKIRQLVPEARIVIGHGQMDKDDLEVVMHTFVQGQADVLLATTIIETGIDIPNANTILIDRADRFGLADLYQLRGRVGRAGEKAYAILLLPRDMMTVGDARKRIHAIKQYTALGSGFKIAMKDLEIRGAGNLLGTKQSGHISQIGFDLYCQLLKQSVERLKGRQDAPKTETTFKADFVAFSEAAFAKEDPKAFIPAFLPSNWLQETKIRIAAFREISEALTPNAVKNLEKSWRDKFGRIPAPADNLIKIAQIKALAAAEGIASVEIQGQRLMLHRNGDYILMEGRRFPRLQSASPQGKLAEAITLLLKF, from the coding sequence GTGTCCAAGATGGACGAGCGCACGCGGGCATGGCTGCGCCGCGTGGTCACACTGCCGGAATTCACCCCACGCCTGGCCCCGTTGGCTTCCGGCGATGGCGAACTTGTGCTTGATCACGCCGCTGAGGCCTCCCACGCATTCCTTGCGGCGGTGACGATCCTCGCCTCCCGCGACCTGAAAAAGAACCGCCACTGGCTGGTGTGTGATCTTCCCCGGCACCGCGAACGCCTCGCCGCGGAACTGGAGCTATGGGGCATCCGCGCGATGGTCCTGCCGGAGCCACCGACGGAGACGGGAGACGGCACCATCGCGGATCCGGAGTCCGCCGCGGAGTGGTTCGCGGTGCTGGAGACACTCGCACGGTCGGACAAGACGGTGGTCATCTGCGGCAGCGATGCTTTCTCCGGAAAGGCCCCTTCACCCGGTGCGCTGCGCGCCAGCCGCACGCCGCTGCAACCCGGCACCACGCTCGACCCTGCTGTGCTCGCGGGACAACTCGCGGACCATGGCTACGAGCGCACCCCGACCGTTACGGCACGGGGGCAGTTCGCGGTGCGCGGCGGCATCATCGACCTGTTCGCATGGCAGGCGGCGAGGCCCCTGCGGCTGGAATTTTTCGACACCGAGCTGGAGTCCGTGCGGGAGTTCGACCTCGATTCCCAGGCGTCCACCAACAAGCTCACCGAGGCGGATCTGTTGCTCGCCGAACCGGCATCCGAGGCAACGGTGGCCGACTATCGCCGGAAGGATGACCTCACCATTTCCTTCCAGGCGGAGATCCCGCGGCCGGATGTCCGGATCACCGAGGATGCGGCGGATCTGGAGGGAGAGGAAGACTTCACCCTCGCCTGCTACGGCAGTCCGCTGGGAGTGTTCGAGGCCGGGGACTTCGTGCTGGAGGAAGCGCGGCGGGATGCCTTTTTCAAGCAACTCAATGAATGGAAGCGCGACGACTGGGATGTGGCGATGGTCTTCGGCAACAAGGGTGAGGAGGAACGCTTCGCCGAGCTGGCGGGAAAGGATCTGGAGCGGGACCTGGGCCTGATCCCCGTGCGCGGCGAACTGCTCGCCGGATTCACCATGCCGGTGGCAAAGCTGGCGGTCCTTTCCTCATCGGAGCTGTTCGGCCGCTACCGCACGCCCGGCGGGCCGCGCCGCTCCACCCTGGACCGCGCCCGCGCCGCCCGTGCCAGGGCAACGCTGGACGAGATGGAGGAAGGTGATCTTGTGGTCCACTATGAATACGGCGTGGGCCGGTTCAAAGGCATCCACCAGGGCGATGAGGGCGAGGAACTCATCATCGAATACAAGGACGGCTCGCTCCTTTCCGTGCCGCTGGAGCAGGCCCATCTCGTCGGCAAATACGTCGGCCTCGGAGGCAAGACGCCGGAGCTGAACAAACTCGGTGGCACTGCCTGGAAAACGGCACGGAAGGCGGCGGAAAAATCCATCCTCGACTACGCGGCCCAGCTCCTCCGGGTGCAGGCGGAGCGCCAGCATGAAGCGGGCTTCGCCCATCCACCGGACTCGAAGTGGATGTATGAATTCGAGCAGTCCTTCCACTACACCGAGACCGCGGACCAGCGTCGGGCGATCGATGAAACGAAGCTCGACCTGGAGTCACCCCGTCCGATGGACCGGCTGATCTGCGGTGACGTCGGCTTTGGCAAAACCGAGGTGGCGATCCGGGCGGCGTTCAAAGCCATCACAGGCGGCAAGCAGGTGGCCCTCCTCGTTCCCACCACCGTTCTCGCGGAGCAGCATTGGAGGACCTTCCGCGAGCGGATGTCCGACTACCCCATGCGGGTGGATCTGCTCAACCGCTTCCGCACCCCGTCCGAAGTCCGCGAGACGCTGAAGGGGCTGGAGGATGGTTCGGTGGACATGGTCATCGGCACCCACCGGCTGGTTTCCGGGGATGTGCGTTTCAAGGATCTGGGCCTCGTCGTGGTCGATGAGGAACAGCGCTTCGGCGTGGCGCACAAGGAGAAGTTCAAGCAACTCTTCCGCCAGGTGGACGTGCTGACCCTTTCCGCCACCCCCATCCCGCGGACGCTCTACATGGCGCTGATGGGCGCGAGGGACATGTCCACCATCGAGACTCCCCCGCCCAACCGCATCCCCGTTTCCACCACCGTCTGCGCTTATGACGAGCGCGTGATCCGCGACGCCATCAAGCGGGAGATGAAACGCGGCGGGCAGGTCTTTTTTCTCCACAACCGGGTGAAGACCATCGAACTGATGGCATCGAAAATCCGCCAGCTCGTCCCGGAGGCCCGCATCGTCATCGGCCACGGCCAGATGGACAAGGATGACCTGGAGGTGGTGATGCACACCTTCGTCCAGGGACAGGCGGACGTGCTGCTGGCCACCACCATCATCGAGACCGGCATCGACATCCCCAATGCCAACACCATCCTCATCGACCGCGCCGACCGCTTCGGCCTGGCTGACCTTTACCAGCTCCGCGGCCGGGTGGGGCGTGCCGGGGAAAAGGCCTACGCCATCCTGCTCCTGCCACGGGACATGATGACCGTCGGTGATGCCCGCAAACGCATCCACGCCATCAAGCAATACACGGCGCTGGGTTCCGGCTTCAAGATCGCCATGAAGGATCTGGAGATCCGTGGCGCGGGGAACCTGCTGGGGACCAAGCAATCCGGCCACATTTCCCAGATCGGCTTCGATCTTTACTGCCAGTTGCTCAAGCAATCCGTGGAACGCCTGAAAGGGAGGCAGGATGCGCCGAAGACGGAAACCACCTTCAAAGCGGACTTCGTCGCGTTCTCCGAGGCTGCTTTCGCCAAGGAGGATCCGAAAGCATTCATCCCCGCGTTCCTCCCCTCGAACTGGCTCCAGGAAACCAAAATCCGCATCGCCGCGTTCCGGGAGATCTCGGAAGCATTGACGCCGAACGCGGTGAAAAATCTGGAAAAGTCGTGGCGGGACAAATTCGGCAGGATTCCTGCTCCAGCGGACAACCTGATCAAAATTGCACAAATCAAGGCACTTGCCGCCGCTGAGGGGATAGCTTCGGTTGAAATTCAGGGGCAACGCCTGATGCTGCACCGGAACGGAGACTACATTCTCATGGAAGGCCGCCGCTTTCCCCGCTTGCAATCCGCCTCACCACAAGGAAAGCTCGCGGAAGCGATCACCCTGTTGCTCAAATTTTAA
- a CDS encoding peptidylprolyl isomerase: protein MTISPFGAFALVAAFSGALLVQAQPEPPTPPDLPVAPEPAPAPVPVPAQQQMPSGPIEVNGIVGRVNGRIITKNQVGFMLAPIYAQLAAQFPRRGPEFERQFIEAQDKVIQELVDRQLILDEFKRMGASIKPHFIDDEIKRQLRELYNGNEAKFREELKRSRMTMEGYREMTKEKLIVQAMRQQKFADAPPPLPNEINREYAEIRTSLRDTSKDVISFQKIFIPRLDQQNPGSTPETQLTLAESIGSQLAEGKDFAELAKTYSKDAFAEQGGIQNDVPRTDLAAEFAAIIFDAPDGKVVGPLEDPQGFTLVKVTKKNLGPSPALQGEVRQQVEERVRRKKTSVQYDRWIEGLRKKAIIDIRK from the coding sequence ATGACAATCAGTCCATTCGGTGCATTCGCCCTGGTCGCAGCCTTCAGCGGGGCGCTGCTCGTCCAAGCCCAACCAGAGCCACCGACGCCACCGGATCTCCCCGTGGCACCTGAACCAGCCCCTGCCCCGGTCCCCGTGCCGGCGCAGCAGCAGATGCCGTCCGGCCCCATCGAGGTGAACGGCATCGTCGGCAGGGTCAATGGCCGCATCATCACAAAGAACCAGGTGGGCTTCATGCTGGCACCGATCTATGCCCAGCTTGCGGCCCAGTTCCCGCGCCGTGGCCCGGAGTTCGAGCGCCAGTTCATCGAGGCCCAGGACAAGGTCATCCAGGAACTGGTGGATCGCCAACTCATCCTGGATGAGTTCAAGCGGATGGGTGCATCCATCAAGCCCCATTTCATTGATGATGAGATCAAGCGCCAGCTCCGCGAACTCTACAACGGCAACGAGGCGAAGTTCCGCGAGGAACTGAAGCGCAGCCGCATGACCATGGAAGGCTACCGCGAGATGACGAAGGAGAAACTCATCGTCCAGGCCATGCGCCAGCAGAAGTTCGCGGATGCCCCGCCTCCCCTGCCGAATGAAATCAACAGGGAGTATGCGGAGATCAGAACCAGCCTGCGCGACACCAGCAAGGACGTGATCTCATTCCAGAAGATCTTCATCCCCCGTCTCGACCAGCAGAACCCGGGTTCAACTCCGGAAACGCAGCTCACCCTCGCGGAGAGCATCGGCAGCCAGCTCGCGGAAGGAAAGGACTTCGCTGAACTGGCGAAGACCTACTCTAAAGACGCTTTCGCCGAACAGGGCGGCATCCAGAATGATGTGCCCCGCACCGACCTCGCCGCTGAATTCGCCGCCATCATCTTCGATGCCCCCGATGGGAAAGTCGTCGGTCCTTTGGAGGATCCGCAGGGATTCACCCTCGTGAAGGTCACCAAGAAGAACCTCGGTCCATCCCCCGCCCTGCAAGGCGAGGTCCGTCAACAGGTGGAGGAACGTGTGCGCCGCAAGAAGACCTCCGTCCAGTATGACCGCTGGATCGAAGGTCTCCGCAAGAAGGCCATCATCGACATCCGGAAGTGA
- the aat gene encoding leucyl/phenylalanyl-tRNA--protein transferase: MSRLIPTNVLLEAYSRGVFPMAEDGEILWFSPERRGLIPLDDRFHIPHGLKKSLRKKPFEVRWNTAFREVMLGCAARKETWIDEVILESYCALHAAGHAHSVECWDEEGLQGGLYGVELPGVFFGESMFSRKTDASKIALVALVERLREDGFKLLDTQWMTSHLRQFGGYELARQEYHSELEKVLDRKI, translated from the coding sequence ATGTCCCGCCTGATACCAACGAACGTGCTTCTGGAGGCATATTCCCGTGGCGTGTTCCCGATGGCGGAAGATGGGGAAATCCTGTGGTTTTCTCCGGAACGGCGCGGACTGATCCCGCTGGATGACCGCTTCCATATTCCACACGGATTGAAAAAATCCCTGCGGAAGAAGCCGTTCGAAGTCCGATGGAACACCGCCTTCAGGGAGGTGATGCTGGGCTGCGCGGCCCGGAAGGAAACGTGGATCGATGAGGTGATTCTCGAAAGCTATTGTGCCCTGCATGCCGCGGGACACGCGCATTCGGTGGAATGCTGGGATGAGGAAGGCCTGCAGGGAGGACTCTATGGGGTGGAACTTCCCGGCGTGTTTTTCGGGGAGAGCATGTTCTCGCGGAAGACGGATGCCTCAAAAATCGCCCTCGTCGCGCTGGTGGAGCGTCTGCGTGAGGATGGCTTCAAGCTGTTGGACACCCAGTGGATGACGAGTCATCTCCGTCAGTTCGGCGGCTATGAACTGGCACGACAAGAGTATCATTCGGAACTGGAGAAGGTGCTGGACAGAAAAATCTGA
- a CDS encoding stage II sporulation protein M — MTVGDFESKNAERWREYERLVESLEKGKPNEHADQLPRRFRELCVDLSLAECRMYGSRLTERLNALVIRGYEIIYRTRRGGWRAFAEFAAAGFPRAVRADWKLFWLCSAVFWLPFFAMMLSAHHDISWVQAALGAEGMASMDQMYGGREQQIAHLRSEYGSNFMMFCFYIYNNVAIDFRIFAGGMAAGVGTLFFLLFNGVHIGAAAGYVNVAGNPESFWTFVAGHSSFELLGMVVAGMAGMRLGLAILKPGRLPRVRALAETTKHTLPLIYGAALLTTLAAVVEGFWSAQLVPSAVKYSVGIFFWLLHIAYFLFAGRGVRHAS, encoded by the coding sequence ATGACGGTGGGGGATTTCGAGTCGAAGAACGCGGAGCGCTGGCGTGAATACGAACGCCTCGTGGAGTCGTTGGAAAAGGGCAAGCCGAACGAGCATGCTGACCAGCTCCCGCGGCGGTTCCGCGAACTCTGTGTCGATCTTTCCCTCGCGGAGTGCCGCATGTATGGCTCCCGCCTCACGGAGCGGCTCAACGCGCTGGTGATCCGTGGCTATGAAATCATCTACCGCACGCGCCGCGGCGGCTGGAGGGCGTTCGCGGAGTTCGCCGCGGCCGGGTTCCCCCGTGCGGTGCGCGCCGACTGGAAGCTTTTCTGGCTGTGCAGCGCGGTGTTCTGGCTGCCGTTTTTCGCCATGATGCTGTCCGCCCACCATGACATCAGCTGGGTGCAGGCCGCGCTGGGGGCGGAGGGGATGGCGTCGATGGACCAGATGTATGGTGGCCGCGAACAACAGATCGCCCACCTGAGGTCCGAGTATGGATCGAACTTCATGATGTTCTGTTTCTACATCTACAACAACGTCGCCATCGACTTCCGGATCTTCGCCGGGGGCATGGCAGCGGGTGTGGGGACGTTGTTTTTCCTGCTCTTCAACGGCGTGCACATCGGCGCGGCGGCGGGATACGTGAACGTGGCGGGAAATCCGGAGTCATTCTGGACCTTCGTCGCCGGCCATTCGTCGTTCGAGCTGCTGGGCATGGTGGTCGCCGGCATGGCGGGCATGCGCCTGGGCCTGGCCATCCTCAAGCCCGGGCGGCTGCCGCGTGTCCGTGCGCTGGCGGAGACCACGAAGCACACGCTGCCCCTCATCTACGGAGCCGCGCTCCTGACCACCCTGGCGGCGGTCGTCGAGGGATTCTGGTCCGCCCAGTTGGTGCCCTCTGCGGTGAAGTATTCCGTCGGGATCTTCTTCTGGCTGTTGCACATCGCCTACTTTCTGTTCGCCGGGAGGGGCGTGAGGCATGCGTCTTGA
- a CDS encoding RDD family protein, with product MAVEKLDTLQTVELAEGIEIRLRIAGPLVRAGAYLVDLVIRMLILTAVTIVMTISGLAIGGQVAMGLWMLAWFLLDWFYPVIFEAGKRGATPGKRVAGLRVVQATGSPITLGQAVVRNFLRFIDGMPFFTYGIGLGSCLASRRFQRLGDLAAGTVVVYTKTAPQIIIAAPPPMQAVPLPVGLTADETRALVLFRERAGLWSEGRRAEIGDHATALSGASGTAGVTRLMSMAHWVQEKREGGS from the coding sequence ATGGCGGTGGAGAAACTGGATACCCTGCAGACCGTGGAACTCGCGGAAGGAATCGAGATCCGCCTGCGCATCGCCGGGCCGCTCGTCAGGGCAGGGGCCTATCTGGTGGATCTGGTGATCCGCATGCTCATTCTCACGGCTGTCACCATCGTCATGACCATCAGCGGACTGGCCATCGGCGGACAAGTGGCCATGGGGTTGTGGATGTTGGCCTGGTTCCTTCTGGATTGGTTCTACCCGGTGATTTTCGAGGCGGGGAAACGCGGTGCCACCCCCGGCAAGCGCGTCGCCGGGCTGCGCGTGGTGCAGGCCACCGGTTCCCCCATCACCCTCGGCCAGGCGGTGGTGCGGAATTTCCTCCGCTTCATCGATGGCATGCCGTTTTTCACCTATGGCATCGGCCTCGGGAGCTGCCTGGCGTCGCGGCGTTTCCAGCGGCTGGGTGATCTGGCGGCGGGAACGGTGGTGGTCTATACCAAGACCGCGCCGCAGATCATCATCGCGGCTCCACCGCCCATGCAGGCGGTGCCTCTCCCGGTCGGCCTCACGGCGGATGAAACCAGGGCGCTGGTCCTGTTCCGCGAGCGGGCCGGACTATGGTCCGAAGGGCGGCGGGCGGAAATCGGCGACCATGCCACCGCCCTGAGCGGAGCTTCCGGTACCGCCGGAGTCACCCGCCTGATGTCGATGGCCCACTGGGTCCAGGAAAAGCGGGAGGGAGGATCCTGA